One stretch of Anabrus simplex isolate iqAnaSimp1 chromosome 3, ASM4041472v1, whole genome shotgun sequence DNA includes these proteins:
- the LOC136867300 gene encoding uncharacterized protein, translating into MDYKTSVYLALVLLHGLQVCSGSVISDTIAALERAIQSYINTTLVTAHEIAISVENGVMKGFEEAENRIRNMTEGALHLASAVRECSSRASKELTDIRNRSRIELQDCIHPSAERIRSVLDEFRDDLQEVNQAVNTSLFNLTSCRLNLACDIRTLMQAHAKSSQIKFKIAIHFLDLQRVILVAGRNYTECVQKVTFWTRKEIQVAAEEAMACVSASTSTEQTSGAGSSPSSTKET; encoded by the coding sequence GTCTGTAGCGGTTCCGTCATCTCTGACACCATCGCAGCACTAGAGAGAGCAATTCAGTCTTACATAAACACAACCCTGGTCACGGCTCATGAGATCGCTATCAGTGTAGAGAATGGTGTTATGAAAGGATTTGAAGAGGCCGAGAACAGAATCAGGAATATGACCGAAGGGGCGTTGCACTTGGCATCTGCTGTACGGGAATGCAGCTCACGGGCCAGCAAGGAGCTGACCGACATCAGGAACAGGAGTAGGATTGAACTTCAAGACTGCATCCATCCCAGCGCTGAAAGAATCAGGTCGGTATTGGATGAGTTCAGAGATGATCTTCAAGAGGTGAACCAGGCCGTTAATACGTCCTTATTCAATCTGACATCTTGCAGACTGAACCTTGCTTGTGATATCCGTACCTTAATGCAGGCTCATGCTAAAAGCTCGCAGATCAAGTTCAAAATTGCTATCCACTTCCTGGATCTACAGCGAGTTATTCTGGTGGCTGGGAGGAATTACACTGAATGTGTTCAGAAAGTGACATTCTGGACTCGAAAGGAGATACAAGTCGCAGCAGAAGAGGCAATGGCGTGCGTGTCTGCATCAACCAGCACGGAACAAACATCTGGAGCAGGATCTTCGCCATCAAGTACAAAAGAGACGTGA